A single genomic interval of Rhododendron vialii isolate Sample 1 chromosome 3a, ASM3025357v1 harbors:
- the LOC131319882 gene encoding beta-galactosidase 8-like — protein MNFNDNSYQLPPWFVTILPDCKNVVLNTAKINSLTTIPKFVRQSSSNAVDASGGFISGWSWFNEPIGVLSSNAVMKPRLLEQINITADKSDYLWYLLSTNVQVDEPFLKDGSQTVLHVESLGLALHAYINGKLAGDVN, from the exons ATGAATTTCAATGACAATTCTTATCAGTTACCCCCATGGTTTGTGACCATCTTACCTGACTGCAAAAATGTAGTGCTTAACACCGCAAAG ATTAATTCTCTAACTACAATTCCAAAATTTGTGCGTCAATCTTCGAGCAATGCAGTTGATGCTTCAGGAGGATTTATATCTGGCTGGAGTTGGTTTAACGAACCAATTGGTGTCTTAAGTAGCAATGCAGTCATGAAACCAAGGTTATTAGAGCAAATAAACATTACAGCTGACAAAAGTGACTATCTATGGTATTTGTTAAG CACTAACGTTCAAGTTGATGAGCCTTTTCTTAAAGATGGATCTCAAACTGTTCTTCATGTGGAATCTCTTGGCCTTGCCCTTCATGCTTATATTAATGGGAAACTTGCAGGTGATGTGAACTAA